A portion of the Pseudarthrobacter sp. L1SW genome contains these proteins:
- a CDS encoding HD domain-containing protein, translated as MPEPTENLPASSFTPETARVLAEVAHNRQKDKLKRPYKDHVLAVGDALADFDDDIRIAGYLHDIAEDTPMTRQALLDMGVPERAVRIIERVTNRLHRNPDDYLAGIREIAEDHDAALVKIADNAHNSLPERVQALAEKWPDKPPVTKYRDARPVLYAAVEVDEVRKILARVNPWLLAELDDQLDEEDTTDYENLSYDS; from the coding sequence ATGCCAGAACCCACGGAGAACCTACCGGCGAGCAGCTTCACACCCGAGACGGCCAGGGTGCTGGCCGAGGTGGCGCACAACCGCCAGAAGGACAAGCTGAAGCGGCCCTACAAGGACCATGTCCTGGCGGTGGGGGACGCCCTGGCTGACTTCGACGACGACATCCGCATCGCCGGCTATCTCCACGACATTGCCGAGGACACCCCAATGACCCGGCAGGCCCTGCTGGACATGGGCGTCCCGGAGCGTGCCGTGCGGATCATCGAACGGGTCACCAACCGCCTGCACCGCAACCCGGACGACTACCTGGCCGGGATCCGCGAGATCGCCGAGGACCACGACGCCGCTCTGGTCAAGATTGCGGACAACGCGCATAACTCCCTGCCCGAGCGCGTCCAGGCCCTGGCCGAGAAGTGGCCGGACAAGCCGCCGGTCACGAAATACCGCGACGCCCGCCCGGTGCTCTATGCCGCCGTCGAGGTTGACGAGGTCCGGAAGATCCTGGCCCGGGTGAATCCGTGGCTGCTGGCGGAACTGGACGACCAACTGGACGAGGAAGACACCACGGACTACGAAAACCTGTCCTACGACTCCTAG
- the gluQRS gene encoding tRNA glutamyl-Q(34) synthetase GluQRS yields MTPAGRFAPSPSGELHVGNLRTALLAWLFARSTSRRFLLRVEDLDRARAGAEAVQLRDLAAVGVAWDGEVVRQTGRGPLYAAAIARLQDAGLTYECFCTRREIQEAPSAPHAPQGAYPGTCRNLGAAEREFRRSTRPAAIRLRADVTEYRVHDVLHGEFTGAVDDFVLRRNDGVTAYNLAVVVDDAEQGIDQVVRGDDLLPSTPRQAYLASLLSIPSPEYAHVPLVVNSDGVRLAKRDGAVTLADLAGVGMNAAAVRDRLLDSLGLPAGPLHRALAVFNPDALPREPWVWPGT; encoded by the coding sequence ATGACCCCAGCCGGACGCTTTGCCCCCAGCCCTTCCGGCGAGCTGCATGTGGGGAACCTTCGGACCGCGCTCCTTGCCTGGCTGTTTGCCCGCTCCACCAGCCGCAGGTTCCTCCTCCGCGTGGAGGACCTGGACCGTGCGCGGGCGGGTGCAGAGGCGGTGCAGCTGCGGGACCTGGCGGCCGTCGGCGTGGCCTGGGACGGCGAGGTGGTGCGCCAGACGGGCCGCGGTCCCCTCTACGCCGCGGCCATCGCCAGGCTTCAGGATGCCGGCCTCACCTACGAGTGCTTCTGCACCCGCCGGGAGATCCAGGAGGCGCCGTCTGCGCCGCATGCGCCCCAGGGTGCGTACCCGGGCACGTGCCGGAACCTGGGCGCGGCTGAGCGCGAGTTCCGGCGCTCCACCCGCCCCGCTGCCATCCGCCTGCGCGCGGACGTCACGGAGTACCGCGTTCATGACGTGCTGCACGGGGAGTTCACCGGTGCGGTGGATGACTTCGTGCTGCGCCGCAACGATGGAGTGACCGCCTACAACCTTGCCGTGGTGGTTGACGATGCCGAGCAGGGCATTGACCAGGTGGTCCGTGGCGACGACCTCCTGCCCTCCACGCCCCGTCAGGCGTATCTGGCGTCCCTGCTGAGTATTCCTTCCCCGGAATATGCGCATGTGCCGCTGGTGGTGAACAGCGACGGCGTCCGGCTGGCAAAGCGCGACGGCGCCGTCACCCTCGCCGACCTTGCAGGGGTGGGCATGAATGCGGCCGCAGTGCGGGACCGGCTGCTGGATTCCCTTGGACTGCCAGCGGGGCCCCTGCACCGGGCGCTGGCCGTGTTTAACCCCGATGCCTTGCCCCGGGAGCCGTGGGTGTGGCCCGGCACGTAG
- a CDS encoding Lrp/AsnC family transcriptional regulator, with product MVRLQQLDATDRRILRALDDDPRVPIMVLAQRLGLARGTVQSRLERMSSSGALRPNSSRVVPGALGRGVAAAVSAELDQSHLNEAIAALRKIPEVLECHAPAGDTDLLIRVVATSPDDLYRVSEEIRLCPGIVRTSTSMFLREVIPYRTTGLLKE from the coding sequence ATGGTCAGATTGCAGCAACTTGACGCCACGGACAGGCGGATCCTGAGGGCCCTGGACGATGATCCCCGTGTTCCCATCATGGTGCTGGCCCAGCGGCTGGGCCTGGCCCGGGGCACGGTGCAGTCCCGGCTCGAACGGATGTCCTCATCCGGGGCGCTGAGGCCCAACAGCAGCAGGGTGGTTCCTGGAGCGCTCGGGCGCGGTGTGGCGGCCGCCGTAAGCGCCGAACTGGACCAGAGCCACCTCAACGAGGCCATCGCAGCCCTGCGGAAAATTCCGGAAGTCCTGGAATGCCACGCGCCGGCCGGCGACACCGACCTCCTGATCCGCGTGGTGGCTACCAGCCCGGATGATCTCTACCGGGTCTCTGAGGAGATCCGGCTGTGCCCCGGCATTGTGCGCACGTCCACCAGCATGTTCCTGCGCGAGGTCATCCCCTACCGCACCACCGGGCTGCTAAAGGAGTAG
- a CDS encoding Lrp/AsnC family transcriptional regulator: protein MIDHIDRNILRHLKEDGRMTATALAAKVGLTVAPCHRRLRDLEKAGVIRGYKADIDPAAVGLGFEAIVFVTLRQVDQGTMAIFENRVADNPNIVEAQRLFGSPDYLLKVIAEDLPAYQRFYDAELTSLPGVERLTSTLVMKNLKSNAGPPV from the coding sequence GTGATCGACCATATTGACAGGAATATCTTGCGGCACCTCAAAGAGGACGGCAGGATGACGGCCACTGCGCTTGCCGCAAAGGTGGGCCTGACGGTGGCCCCGTGCCACCGGCGGCTCCGGGACCTTGAGAAGGCGGGGGTGATCAGGGGCTACAAAGCGGACATCGACCCCGCCGCCGTGGGGCTGGGGTTTGAGGCGATTGTCTTTGTCACGCTCCGCCAGGTGGACCAGGGCACCATGGCGATTTTCGAGAACCGCGTCGCGGACAACCCCAACATCGTGGAGGCCCAGCGCCTGTTCGGCTCCCCTGACTACCTGCTGAAGGTCATTGCAGAGGACCTGCCGGCATACCAGCGCTTCTACGACGCGGAGCTCACGTCCTTGCCGGGGGTGGAGCGCCTGACGTCCACGCTGGTGATGAAGAACCTGAAGTCGAATGCCGGGCCCCCGGTGTAG
- a CDS encoding LysE family translocator — MNPELFLAFVLVAAALACTPGVDWAYSIAAGLRQRSFVPAVAGLCGGYVLHTVLLVAGLAAVLAGAPGVLGWITLAGAGYLMWLGINTLRTWRGASFTARPDTDGRTRLRTFLQGMGTSGINPKGLLFYVALVPQFVSAEAPLPVPVQSGLLGMTFVLLAGLVYTAVALLSRSLLQSRPGAARAVTLASGVVMVALGMVLLGEQLLPVFAGAAAAG, encoded by the coding sequence ATGAACCCGGAGCTGTTTTTGGCCTTTGTGCTGGTGGCGGCCGCCCTCGCCTGCACCCCGGGGGTGGACTGGGCGTACTCCATCGCGGCGGGCCTCCGGCAACGCAGCTTTGTGCCGGCGGTGGCGGGGCTCTGCGGCGGATATGTCCTCCACACGGTCCTGCTGGTGGCGGGGTTGGCTGCCGTCCTGGCGGGAGCACCCGGGGTCCTGGGCTGGATAACGCTGGCCGGCGCAGGCTACCTGATGTGGCTGGGCATCAACACACTGCGGACATGGCGCGGAGCGAGCTTCACGGCCCGGCCGGACACCGACGGCCGCACGCGGCTGCGCACGTTCCTCCAGGGGATGGGCACCAGCGGCATCAACCCCAAGGGCCTGCTGTTCTATGTGGCGCTCGTCCCACAGTTCGTGAGCGCAGAGGCGCCACTGCCGGTCCCGGTGCAGTCCGGCCTGCTGGGTATGACATTCGTACTGCTCGCGGGACTCGTGTACACCGCCGTCGCCCTCCTCTCCCGCAGCCTGCTGCAAAGCCGGCCCGGCGCAGCCCGCGCCGTGACGCTAGCCAGCGGGGTGGTCATGGTGGCCCTGGGCATGGTGCTGCTGGGTGAACAGCTGCTGCCCGTGTTCGCCGGCGCAGCCGCTGCCGGGTAG
- a CDS encoding nuclear transport factor 2 family protein, giving the protein MTERTPAREHVQGWMDKYRAAWTSNRPEEIRALFTEDARYETRPGDPDPWLGQDGIVEGWLAARDEPADWTFSWELLGADGDTAFVQGVTTYSGDRPTYDNLWVIRFDGAGRAVSFTEWFMERA; this is encoded by the coding sequence ATGACTGAGCGAACGCCGGCACGGGAGCACGTGCAGGGCTGGATGGACAAGTACCGGGCCGCCTGGACCAGCAACAGGCCCGAGGAGATCAGGGCCCTCTTCACGGAAGACGCACGGTATGAAACTCGGCCGGGCGATCCGGATCCGTGGCTGGGCCAGGACGGCATTGTGGAGGGCTGGCTTGCCGCCCGGGACGAACCCGCCGACTGGACGTTCAGCTGGGAACTGCTGGGCGCCGACGGCGATACCGCTTTCGTGCAGGGCGTCACCACCTATTCGGGGGACAGGCCCACGTACGACAACCTTTGGGTCATCCGGTTCGACGGGGCCGGCCGCGCCGTTTCCTTCACCGAATGGTTCATGGAGCGGGCCTGA
- a CDS encoding DUF456 domain-containing protein — translation MTSETVVTILCGLAILVGVAGTVIPVLPGSILIGASLLAWAIWGGAGTAGWVVFAVAMVFVVAGMAASAVLTGRKLKEHAIPSRSIVAALVAGVAGMFIIPVVGLFVGFAAGLLLSEFLRTRNVGSAATSSWAALKATGLGMLAEFGLACLAGSTWVIGVWIAAANG, via the coding sequence ATGACCTCCGAAACTGTGGTGACCATCCTGTGCGGCCTGGCAATCCTCGTCGGCGTGGCCGGGACAGTCATTCCGGTGCTTCCGGGCAGCATCCTGATCGGCGCCAGCCTGCTGGCGTGGGCAATCTGGGGCGGCGCGGGCACCGCGGGCTGGGTGGTGTTCGCGGTTGCCATGGTGTTCGTGGTGGCGGGCATGGCTGCCAGCGCGGTCCTGACCGGCAGGAAACTGAAGGAGCACGCCATCCCCAGCCGAAGCATCGTGGCCGCGCTGGTGGCCGGCGTTGCGGGAATGTTCATCATCCCCGTGGTGGGCCTCTTCGTGGGCTTCGCCGCCGGCCTCCTGCTGAGCGAATTCCTTCGCACCCGGAACGTGGGTTCCGCTGCGACCTCCAGCTGGGCGGCCCTCAAAGCGACCGGCCTGGGCATGCTCGCCGAGTTCGGCCTGGCCTGCCTTGCCGGCAGCACCTGGGTGATCGGCGTGTGGATCGCCGCCGCCAACGGGTGA